In a genomic window of Methanogenium sp. S4BF:
- a CDS encoding CBS domain-containing protein, producing MDGSFEIGKLAGIPIKIHYTFFLIIPIFAIIIGTQIELTVSLVEQVFGLPGPIDASLITEGFMPYILGVLVSFLLFVGVFLHEMAHSVVALHKGMKVGSITLFILGGASEIEDEVSPRPRDELPMAIAGPLMSLFIGLVSEGIAYASLISISDPAVAGLFFYIFGYLGLLNIILFAFNLLPAFPMDGGRVLRALLAIWLPIEKATRIAAEIGRVVAIIFGIVGLISFNVILILIAVFIYLGAGQEVTMIRYTQLLAGVTVRDAMSAPVTTVTPEMPVTEAMDLMYSTRHLGFPVMDRGSLAGMVTLHDIQSASGIDRDALQVRDIMTREVITITPDRDLYDALKILAPNTIGRIPVVENGEVTGIVTRTDILKLMEIREVGGTKTVHSAPRP from the coding sequence ATGGACGGTTCCTTTGAGATCGGAAAATTAGCAGGCATTCCGATTAAGATTCACTATACCTTCTTTTTGATCATTCCGATCTTTGCCATCATCATCGGGACCCAGATAGAACTGACGGTAAGTCTCGTTGAACAGGTATTCGGCCTCCCCGGACCGATCGACGCATCCCTCATCACCGAGGGGTTCATGCCGTATATCCTGGGCGTGCTGGTCTCATTCCTCCTCTTTGTGGGGGTATTTCTGCACGAAATGGCCCATTCGGTGGTTGCGTTGCATAAAGGTATGAAAGTCGGCTCCATCACGCTCTTCATCCTCGGGGGCGCTTCGGAAATAGAAGACGAGGTCTCACCCCGACCACGCGATGAACTGCCGATGGCCATTGCGGGCCCCCTGATGAGCCTTTTTATCGGACTCGTCTCTGAGGGAATCGCCTACGCAAGCCTCATCTCCATCTCTGACCCCGCAGTCGCAGGACTCTTCTTCTACATCTTCGGCTACCTCGGCCTGCTTAACATCATCCTCTTCGCCTTCAACCTCCTGCCCGCATTCCCCATGGACGGCGGGCGGGTGCTCCGCGCCCTCCTTGCAATCTGGCTTCCGATTGAGAAGGCGACACGCATCGCAGCCGAAATCGGGAGAGTGGTTGCCATTATCTTCGGCATTGTGGGTCTGATCTCCTTCAATGTCATCCTCATCCTGATCGCCGTCTTCATCTATCTTGGCGCAGGGCAGGAGGTGACCATGATCCGCTACACCCAGCTGCTTGCAGGGGTAACGGTCCGCGATGCGATGTCAGCACCGGTGACCACCGTGACCCCGGAGATGCCGGTCACCGAGGCAATGGACCTGATGTACTCGACCCGCCACCTCGGGTTTCCCGTGATGGATCGCGGGAGCCTTGCAGGGATGGTCACCCTGCATGACATCCAGAGTGCCTCTGGGATCGACAGGGATGCCCTTCAGGTGCGTGATATCATGACACGTGAGGTAATTACCATAACACCGGACCGCGACCTCTACGATGCCCTTAAAATCCTTGCACCCAACACCATCGGCCGCATACCGGTCGTTGAGAACGGGGAGGTGACAGGCATTGTCACCAGAACAGATATTCTCAAGCTGATGGAGATCCGGGAGGTGGGCGGCACCAAAACCGTCCACAGTGCGCCCAGACCATAG